A stretch of DNA from Acomys russatus chromosome 4, mAcoRus1.1, whole genome shotgun sequence:
AACCGGGAGCAGGTGGCCATGGGGTAGCCGGGAGCAGGTGGCCATGGGGTAACCAGGAGCAGGTGGCCATGGGGTAACCGGGAGCAGGTGACCATCGGGTAACCGGGAGCAGGTGGCCATGGGGTAACTGGGAGCAGGTGGCCATGGGGTAACCGGGAGCAGGTGGCTATGGGGTAACCGGGAGCAGGTGGCCATGGGGTAACCGGGAGCAGGTGGCCATGGGGTAACCGGGAGCAGGTGACCATCGGGTAACCGGGAGCAGGTGGCCATGGGGTAACCGGGAGCAGGTGGCCATGGGGTAACCGGGAGCAGGTGACCATGGGGTAACTGGGAGCAGGTGACCATCGGGTAACCGGGAGCAGGTGGCCATGGGGTAACCGGGAGCAGGTGGCCATGGGGTAACCAAGAGCAGGTGACCATGGGGTAGCCGGGAGCAGGTGGCGATGGGGTAGCCGGGTGCAGGTGGCCATCGGGTAACCGGGAGCAGGTGGCCATGGAGTAACCGGGAGCAGGTGGCCATAGGGTAACCGGGAGCAGGTGGCCTAAGTGGCTTGCTCTGAGGActgcctgatggagcagaagcagctcaAGTGGAACATGTGCAAGAACTTGTGGGGATTTTGACTGGGGATTAGACAAGTTAGCTTAGAGGgctaatatctgcccagctccaggatTATAAAGGATATAATAGATCTAGcaggtctctctgccttttatttataaaCGCGAACAGCTTATGTGTCTTCTGGGGAGCTCATAGAGCACAGCTCATGTGTGAGGGTAACTTGCAGAGCTTTGTTCTCTCTTACCAAGTGGGTTCTGGtaagtgaactcaggtcctcaggcttggtggggcctttgcctgctgagctttctctttagcccaaaataataaaagttttaatgaCAAAAATCAATAAACTGGTAAGGAGTCTATTATTAGAAGGAATCCTAATCTAAAAATCAATGTAAAAGCAGGCTGCCAATGGTACTGGTATACGCCTCAGTGGATGAGCAGGAGGGCCTGGGTCCCATTGTCAGTACTCAGAAATAAAGAAGTGGTTGCTTCTGTAAGGCTGGGTGGTATATACTTATAATAGGCCAGAGGGTCACAAGGTAGGGAAgacagcctgagccacatggttacaactctgtctcaaaaagtttactctttgattaaaaaaataatcagcatataaaatacatatacatgtataaagaaaaaagttcccCTTTAGCAAGCTGGACAGTCAGCAAGAATGTCCAAGAAGCAGCACAGATTCTAAAAATCAGCCTCCGCCCAGAGGaacattcatagcactaagttcctccataaagaaattagaaacttcTCATACAAGCACtttaatagcacacctgaaagccctagaaaaaagaagcagacacacccaagaggagtagatggcaagaaataatcaaacccagggctgaaatcaataaattagaaataaagagaacaatacaaagaatcaatgaaaccatgAGCTGGTTCTTggaggaaatcaacaagatagacaagctcttagccaaactaactaaaaggtagagggacaatatccaaattaacaaaatcaaaagtgAAAAGGGGACATTACAACCGACACTAAGAAAACCCAAAGAGTCATTAGGTCTTATGTctaaagcctgtactccacaaaactggaaaaatctAAAGGAAGTTCACAATTTACTTGGTAGATTGCACTTACCAAagtggaaatctatctggtggtttctcagaaaattgagaatagttccacctcaagacccaactataccactcctaggcatatacccaaaagatgctccaccataccacaaagacacttgctcaactatgttcatagcagctttatttgtaatagccagaaagtggaaacaactttgatgtccctcaaccaaacaatagatgaagaaaatgtggtacatttacacaatggaatgccgcctagttattaaaaacaaggaaattatgagaTTTTTCAGCAAATGGATAGGACTAGAAAGAAATCATGCTGAGGCAACCCAAACCCCAAAGTACATGCATGGTATGCACcatttataagtgggtattagccataaagcacaggataatCATGCAAcaattcacagatccaaagaaaCTAACctacaaggagggctcaaggggtGATATTTGAATATCATTCGGAAAGGGAAACGAAACGGGCATTGTAGGTGGATGGATAGAGGGAACTGTGTAGGAAAGGGGGTGGGAAAGGCAACAGGGGTGGGGATTAGAAGTAGAGAGAGTAGGGAAGAGGGCCAGGTGAGAGAATGGAAACTAGAGGTGCAGGGCCATCTCAGAGACCTGGGATGGGGAGGTCCCAGGAGACACTTAGCAGCAGGaaatatggaacctgaaatggccatctcctgtagccaggcaggatttCCAATGGAAGGATaaagacaccaacccacccacaaaatcttcgaCACAAAATTTCTCCTGACTACAagatgtgaagggataaagatggagcaaagattgagggaatttcTAAtaaaagactggccctacttgaaacccatcccatgggagagaactaatccctgacactattaatgttgctctgctatgcttgtaggcagtagcctagcataactcctctgagaggcttcacccagaagctgatggaaacagatgcagagactcacagccaaacattagacagagcttggggagtcttatggaagagtttgggggaatgattgagggagccagaggggtcaaggactccacaagaagacctgcagaTTCAACTGGCTTGGACCCATGGggcctcagagagactgaactgccaatcaaagagcaagcatggactGGTTCTAGGCTCCCTGCACATATGAAACAGATGTGAAGCTTTgcatgtggatcccccaacaactggagcatgGGCCttccctttggatcctgttcccctacctgggatgccttgtctggcctcagcacAAGAGGATGTGCATAGTCCTGCaacaacttaatgtgccagggcaggttggtatccatgggaggcctccttcttctctgaggagaaggtgagggcagaattgtggggtgtgtgtgtgtgtgtgtgtgtgtgtgtgtgtgtgtgtgtgttggggggacttggaggagagaagggggggctgtaatcaggatgtaaagtgaaaaaataaatacttttttttaaatgaaaaggacAGATTTCTAATGGAAAACAACCaaaccatgacaaaaaaaaaaatataatgagatGAAGTAAACACTATCATTTTGAAGTTGGACATGGCAACCCAAGAGGATGAAAAGAACACCAAAAGCAGATACAAACGTCAGAGGACCTAGTTCAGACTTGTGTGGGCCCTGGACTTCCTGATTctctctctgtgagctcatatgcacCTTGGTTAGCTGACTTAGAggaccttgttctcctggtgtcctccatcccctctggctctcacaatctttccacCACCTCTTCCTCAGGATATCCTGagatctgaggggagggattcgatgaagacctccaatttagactctctctccaCATAGTGCCTGGCTGtaggcctctgcatctgttccccaaggtgacattaaaaaaaaaaacacattcctCAGAGACTcatagtagcaggggccatggagactgaagaggccaccctttaactagacaagtctcctggtagagagaggagagaccaatccacctacaaaaattccaacccaaaactcaccctgtctacaagatgttcatggataaagatagagcagatagaacagagattgaagaaatgtcCAGCAGATGCCTaacccaacccaagacccaccccatgggagagagccaacacctgacacttattaatgacactctgctaagcttgcagacaagagcctagcagagttgtcctctgagaggctccacccagcagtgctttgaaacaaatgctgagactcacagccaaacactgggcaatgcgttgggagtcttgtgaaaaagtgtggggcagaggaggtggggcaggaggacctggaggtgacaggagctccaaaagcagaccaacagaaccaactaaccagggtccagaagGGCTTTCTGAGatggaagcatcaaccaaggaccgtgAATAGAATGGAACTAGGCCCTCTGCAAAGATGGGCAGCTCAAGGTCCATGTGGTCCTTGGTAAAGGGAATGGGGATATCTCTGGTGTgcactttgttgcctgcttttggatcactccGCCCTAGcgggactgccttgtcaggccacagggaagaggacaagcaacttgatgagttggggtggatgggaagagggtctccctttttctgaggaataggcaaggggagagggaaaagggagggaggatggcgtttgggggtgaggagggatggggctacgaccaggatgtaaagtgaataaattaattaattaaaaaaaaaaaaaaagaaatgagaaagaatagaAACATTCCCTGTGATGTGTAACTCTAAACGTCACCTTgatacaacctagaatcacctgaggaAAGCGCTTCAATGAGGGATTACGTAGATCAAATTGTCCTATGAGCACACTTgttggggattgtcttgattatgtCTACTAATGTGGGAAGCTCTGGCCtactgtgggtggcgccattcaTTGGGTTTGGATCTTTCACTGTAGAGTAGAAAGTAAGTGTAGAGAAAGCAAGTGGAACAGTAAGCAtacatgcatttatttctttctggCCATGACAGGGGATCAGATTCCTACCTTGATTTCCCCACAGTGCTCTGCAGCCTAAAATTGCAatctaaaataaaacctttatcgCTAATTCTAAAAatcaaagtattttatcacagcaagagaaatgaaactagaacccTTCATATTACTGGAATGGTTGAGATTTCATATGTCAGCATATGAGATGTATACTTCTGAAAAGAAACTGGAGAAAAAGTAGTTGAACTGAGGAAGGGATGTGTTTCTGTAGACTGATGTCCTGGCAGGCATCTGTAGATCAAAGCACTTGgcatagctttttaaattttccttcttttttttcctcatagcgagttttttttttttttttttttagattataacaTAACATCTCCCTCTTTTACTCCCCCACTGCAAACCCTCCTATGTAtccctcttgctttctttcatatTCATGGGATCTTCTTTACACCAATTGTCATGACATGCATATACATAGATGTATACTCATGAATGCATAACCCTGtccagtctgtataatgttacacatatgtatattttcagggctaaCCATTTGGTATTGCTTAACCAgttggtgtgcatgtgtctggagaagattatttctccccctctcccactctcagcattccttagttacctGTGGTTCTTCCTGTAGAATTTAGGCCTCAGAGTCCTTCCCCATCCACTTTAGCGTGTCTTTTGCTGTCATCCTTGTTTGGTtcatgtttgggcagtcatgttggtgagactttatgagtgTAGTAACAACCAGCATGACACAGCAACCCTAAGAATACAGTAGGGGTATGCacatcttggcagtaaccaacagctctctaacttagggcccactcaacaagagggaaaccatgACTGGAAGCCTAGAAAACTACTTGGCTCTAGTGAAGTCGTGGATGTTGGAGGAGAATCTACTATTTTATTAGCTTGCACAATTTGTAACAACAATCCTTTCAAATATATCTTTTCTGACACTTCTAAGACATTGGTTTCTGAAACTCCATTAGGAAAAGGGTCATAGGTCTGATCTCAGGTAGGATACAGAATACATGAAAAACTCTAcaatccattttattttccttcatacatgtatataccaaGTTTTGAGCATTTAAATACCGTTCACACTTCCAATGCCCCCTCCTCCAATAAAAACAttcttcagaggcagaggcaggcagatagctatgagtttgaggccagcctggtctacaaagtaagtccaggacagccaaggctacacagagaaaccttgtctcaaaaaaccaaaaccaaaccaaaccaaaccaaaaacacaacGTTCTTTCCAACAATCTTCCTTCTGctctgatgtctttttctttctttctttttttaacccaaTGAGTTTAATCAAGTTTATTTAAATGAATATCAGTGAGGGGAGTATTTATTGGAGCATAGACAATTTATAAGCCATCTTCCACTCATACCCCTTAGCTGTCCAGAGGCCTattgaagtctttgatctacttgggcCTTATTTTTGTGCAGACATGTTTCTaactttattcttgtttttcctcttctctggtgtatttttttgccccccccccttttgctGTAGTTATGAGAATATATGGAGAAGGAGAAACTTTTATTCGCCTTTGAGGGCAATGCAAATTTTTGCCACCACCCTGGAAATCAGTATGAAGAATCCTTAAAGAGCTAAAACCTAATCAGCCAAttgacccagctgtaccactcctgggtacaTTTGGCATCCTGCTTCACAGATAGTTGCTCTGCCGGGTTCACAGCCACCCTAGTCACAATAACTAAAAActgaaacaacccaaatgtccttcaaaagaagaattaataatgaaaatgtttttacataTTCACAATAAAAAACTATTCAGCTGTAAcgaaaagtgaaatcatgaaatctGAAGGtgaatggatggacctagaaaaaaatcatattgaggaggtaacccagacatagaaagacaaacattctctctgtctctctttgtgtctctttgtctctctgtctctgtctctttctgtctgtttgtctctgtatctatctatctatctatttatctatctatctatctatctatcatctatctcttctGTAGTTCCTAGACCCAAATCCTCAAGTGTAAGTATACAACATGGAGTCACTGCAAAAACCAGGAAAGAGCAGAGGAACCTTAGCTGGAGGATGAGGGCTGGGCTGAGAAGTAGAAGAATGCAAGTGGTATGAAGTGGGAAATGGAAAAGTGTGGAGGGGATTCCGGTGGAGaggagggatgctgagagaggTCAATACAGACTGATAAGATGAGATGAGGGACAAATAACACCCAAGTCATTGGAGAATGCCTCAAGGAATCAATTTATTCTGTATTTACCTAAAAGTATgcaataaacatatatgtaatgtTTCCCATAAGAAccatataataatttaaaaaaaaaacccttagtaCCAGACATGAAATACTTTAAATTATGGTTGGTCAGGGTAGTCCAGGTAACTTCTAAAACAATGTAAACTATTGATGCAGCTCATGGTTGCCTTGCGAGTGGAACAAGACACTGTACACTTAGGATGCAATATTGAGATGATTTGATCCGGATCTGACCAGAAGGCCTCTTTCATTTGCTCTTAGCTTCCATTGTACCAGAacatgcaagctgccaagggaaggAAGCAATTGAACAGTCTAACCTCTCTGCAACACCTGTGAGCTACAGCAGTGACCAGCACGGCAAGCTTTCTATAAAGGTGCAATAAGTGGCACTTACATGTTGCTAGTAGCCAACACATGTCTAATTGAAGttaggtgggggctggagagatggttcaggggttaagagcactggtagctcttccaaaggtcctgggtctaattcccagcacccacatggcacctcataTCTGTCTGTAATCCAGCTCCATAAGATTTGACACCTTCACAGATATACACacgcatgcaggtaaaacaccagtgcacataaaaaaaaattttgaaggAAGTTAGGCTCACTCAATGAGAGGGAAATTATGTCTGGTCCTGAGAACTTGTGAAACTTcccagggctagtgaggtcatggatatTAGGAAAGAATCAATTACCACCGGCTTGCTAGATCAGCACAGTTCTCTCAGTCTTATCCTTATACCCAAGGCAAGTATAACTGCCACTCCTCAGCAAAGAAGCCTCTCTTAACAAACGGAGACCAGGGCAGAAGCCATCACAACTGGAAACAATGCAGATATCAATGGGTCTTTGGCATCCCAGCCCCAACAGATACATCTACATTACAGTTCCTGCATTTAAGGCTCAGGGTACATTGGAGAAGAGAAGACATGAAGCTTGTATGAGGAAGTCTGTCTACTAGGAATTGTTTTGTAAACAAGGCCAAAATAATGTCAATATCAATGGACATATTAACACAAAAGGCAGAGATTCATGGGGTCCAACCCTAAACAAGGGGATAAGACAAATATTGACCATTGTAGAAGAATAATTAGCCTCTCCTAGGAATAAGCCCATAATTGTTATACAATTCTAGATTGTCAGCCCTGaaaccacatgcacacaaacaacaaacttaTACACAgcaagttatatttatatatttgaaaatacacatacacatatacatatttaaaaacaataatcaaaAATAAAGAGGATATCAACTTGAGAGTTGCAGTGACATGGGAGATGATGGAATGAGGGTACTGGGGAGGGGTTGGAGAGTAAAAGAGTCAgggaaagtgatataattctGTTTCAattgtatagatagatagataatagatagacagatgatagatagatagatgatagatagatagagatagatgatagatagatgcaGATGATATCAGAAGGAGCCTTTTTATCAGAGAGTGCTGGTGTGAGGATGCTCCAAGTTTAGAAAGTCTGGGGAGTGAAACTGTGAGTGGGTCATGGCATCTGTGCAAGGGCATCGAGGACTACAGGGAAGTCTGCATCTTGAAGACATCACAATCCACACAGGTCAGGTGACTCCTATGGAGAGAGGACATAGATGGTGATGCACATTAGTGTAGGATAGCAGATGGGGGACAACTGTGACCACGCCCTGACTATATAGACCAACTTAGGGCCATTTCAGGTACTAGCATTTACTGATCAATGGGCCCACAATGATgttgctttccttctcttcacaTGAAACACCCCTTAGTgcaaacatgcaggcaacactcttttccagcccaggctacatatcTCTCTCCTGATAGAGCAAATGCCCCCTGGAACTGGTTCCTCAGCACCCTAGAGCCCCACTTCTCACAACCCTACATCACACACAAGGGTGCTTCCTGGACCTCATTAATCTCCTGTATGcacaaagatggagcaaaaatCCGTGGATCAGTCAGCTCTAAAGGGCAATGTCCATGGTATAAGATTGGAGGACAATCATTGATATAGgaaacaaacccccaaaatacTTTGTAACAATGTACCAAGAAACCAAGGCTTATGAATCCAAAGCATATGAAGCTGTAAAAACACATCTTAAACTTACATGATTTTATAAGTGTTACTTGTTCAAAGAAATAGTGGCTGCACACGTGtgaaataaatgtatgaaaatacTCACCGAGGGGAGtgtgagacacagagacagaccagGTAGGTTTTTTCTGCCGCTACTAGGTGCTTGTTTCCACAGGGGATGGAGCTCAACTCCATAAACTTTGCAATTCAGCACATCCATTGCTATAGGTTCACTACTGATCCCACAGTGGGCCCAGGGAGCTCATCATGTACCACGTACAAACACCGGGTAGATACCTCTCCTGTCCTGTGAGACACTTACCTCTAAATGTGTCCTGGCCATTGGCTGACTAATGGATGTATTATCCTGTGAAGGCGCCTTGATACAGAAGTAATCCTTCTTTTGGACAGTAGCATGTCCCTTGAGCTTGGTGGAAAGATTTTGTGTAACCTCCACCCTGTACTTGCCCTTGGAATTGCAAAATGAACCCATCATAGGCTTGGGGTTGCTGTCTAAACTGTGGTGAGGAAACTGCTATTTTCCTGAAATGGCCAAGCTTTCTTTTGAGGCTGTGCACCTTTTTATGCTGTAGGTGCACTTGGGCCAGGTCTTCATGCAGGGCATAGCCTTTGGCGTCGGTTTGCTGAAGAAAGGCTTTTTTGATATATACTGGTGCTTGGTAGGATTTCAGGCGGGCTGCCTGGGGCTTCAGCTTGACTTCTGACTTCACCTGGCCTAGGATCTTTAGCTGGCCTGTTTGGGACTTCAGTTGGGCTCCATGGGATTTTACTTGGGCTTCAGATTTTATCTGTGACCAGGATTGGAGTTGGGCTTTTTGTTGGGCAATCTTGTCTTCCTCATCACAAGCTGTGTCTTCCTTTAAGCTTGTCTGTTCCTGAGAACTCTGAGTCTCTCCCATGTCAGCATCAGCGTCCGCGTCCTGGCTATATGCATGATGCTTAGTTTGCACAAAAATGCTTTCTTCAGGTCCATCTTCCTGGGCTTCCTTTTGGTCATAGAGGAATTGGTCTTTTTGGATAAATACAAGTGGGGATGTTTTTGCTACAAACTGTCCTTTTGTCCCACCTGGCAAGTgataaaaagaatatttgagtTACATTATCCGTACAGCTCCCTTTCGGGTCTTGTCCCAGAGTTCCCCCATGAGTCCCCCGATGTACCCACAAGGCATGTCCTTCAAGAAGATCACCCAGTGGAGGGTTCTCCTCACTCAAAGCACCCACATGGACATTGTCTCTGAGTGCCTCTCTTCCAGGCGACTCCCTGAACTCACCATAGATCCCTATCCCAGCTGCTGGCTTCTCCAGAAGGAGGAGCAGagaaaggctgaagaggatgACCTTCATCTTACCAGGAGGGGCCTTCACTGAGCACTCAGCTGATCTCCGCATTTATATGGTCTCTGCTGGGTGCACAGATGCGGCTGAAGTCACAAGTGGCATTACCCGTTCTTACTTATCTGACATGCTGGCTTCTCCCTTCTTCTCAGTAGGAGATATTGTCAATATTCCTAGAGTCTAGAGACACATGATGTCGGAGTCTTTGTCTCACCCCACACGTCCCAGAAAATCTTTATCGTTACTTCAAGATCATCACATGATGTTTCTAGAGGAAATTCAAGGCGGAGATCACAAGAGTAAGCAGGGCCTGTCCAAAGGTTTGTAGCTCAAGTGTGCGCCTTAGTTTCCTGCTGAGTCACAGATATGATGTGCACGTCTGCTGCTTCCCAAACGAGATGGACACAGATGTGTTTCATCTGAAAGGTCTTATCATAGGGAATaaagaagacacaggaaagaaGAGGAATTCATGGACTCCAAGGAAAATTTCAATAATAATTGAGATACACCTGAGCAGAAGCAACTCTAAACTGCCAAACCGTCCTAACCGTCGTGTATGGGAACGCTCCAGTGTTCCCTTTTCAACAGCTTTGATCAGAGACTATGAGTGCAGTATGGCAGGCTGTCATCTGCAGGATGGAGAGCAGCAAAGAAATGCCCAAGagggctctgtgctctgtgtattCAGTGGAGTCGGCAATAGGGCTGCATCTCAAGCATGAGGGCAGCTGCAGAGGGGTATTCAAGTGTGAGAGAAACTTAATGTACTTGGCAGGATGACTGTTGGAACATGGAGAAAGGACTCTGGTCTCTTCATTTCACTATTTTTATCAAACCATCTAAAAAACACAGTACCCTCTTAATGAGGGAAAAGTCTTTTGCAGATGACATACAACTTCCCCCATTTAGGGCTTGTGTCAAGCATCACTAGTACATGTGTTAATACATGAGTGCTATTAATGTATTGAGACTGGAGGCCCAGAAGCCTGTCCACTGCCTGTCAAAGTGCAGCTTCCTGCAACTGAGAGAAGACCCTGAATGGTTCATAAGGCAGGCCTGCAGCTTTCCCAGGCAGGCAGTGGTGTAGGTAGAGCATAGAAGAATTAACCATCTGCTGAGAGTCTGCATACACTCCAGCCAGTCCTGCAGGGCATCTAAGGGAAGGCAGGTGGGAAAGTATTTTCTGTCATTCTATATGCAAATACCAATTTACCTTGATGAATGCTGT
This window harbors:
- the LOC127187664 gene encoding seminal vesicle secretory protein 3A-like, which gives rise to MKVILFSLSLLLLLEKPAAGIGIYGGTKGQFVAKTSPLVFIQKDQFLYDQKEAQEDGPEESIFVQTKHHAYSQDADADADMGETQSSQEQTSLKEDTACDEEDKIAQQKAQLQSWSQIKSEAQVKSHGAQLKSQTGQLKILGQVKSEVKLKPQAARLKSYQAPVYIKKAFLQQTDAKGYALHEDLAQVHLQHKKVHSLKRKLGHFRKIAVSSPQFRQQPQAYDGFILQFQGQVQGGGYTKSFHQAQGTCYCPKEGLLLYQGAFTG